In Sphingomicrobium sediminis, the genomic window GGCGCGATCGATCAGGCCCTGTTGGTGGACGGTCTTGCCCGCAGCGAGGCTGGCGGCGAGGTCGGTCCCGCCCAGCAGCCGCTCATCGTCGATGTTGAGCGGGAGGCGACGCACGTCCGTTTTCTCGAGCAATTGCTCGACCACGAGATCACGCGCCGGGCCGTGGCCGCGCAGGACGATGCCACCCAATTGGCGCGGGGCGATGAGGTAGAGGCGAAGGGCCAGCAGCGCATCGGCCAGCGGATCGACGCTGCCCGGCGCCGGGTTCATCCGAAGCTTTCTTCGATCGCGCGTTCGATCCGCGTCGTCGATCCGGTTTCGTCGAGCACGTCGCGGCGCAGGCGGTGGCGCAATGCCATTGGCGCAACCGCGATGAGATGCTCGCGCCGGACCGCGCGGGCGCCGTTCAATGCAGCGAGCGCCTTGGCAGCGCGCATCAACGTGAGCTCGCCGCGCAGGCCGTCGGCGCCGACCGCAAGGCACAAGGTCGCGGCATCCTCCAAGACATCGTCCGGCACCTCAAGGCTCGCGACCTTCTTCTTGCCGCGCTCGATCTGCTTGAGGATCTTGGCATCCTCTTCGGCCCATTGTCCGGCGAAGGCGTCAGGGTCGCGATCATGCGCGCCGCAGCGCTTCATAATCTCGACGCGCTTTTCCATTTCATCGGGCGTGCGCACCTCGACCGACAGGCCGAAACGGTCGAGCAATTGCGGGCGCAGTTCGCCTTCCTCGGGATTGCCGCTGCCGATGAGGACGAATTTGGCGCGGTGGCGGACCGACAGGCCTTCGCGCTCGACGACATTCTCGCCCGACGCGGCAACGTCGAGCAAGAGATCGACGAGGTGATCCTCGAGCAGGTTGATCTCGTCGATATAAAGAAAGCCGCGATGTGCCTTAGCGAGCAAGCCGGGTTCGAAACGCTTCTCGCCCGTGCGGAGTGCGCGTTCGAGGTCGAGCGCGCCAACGACGCGATCCTCGCTGGCGCCCAGTGGCAGGTCGACGACGGGGACGGGGCGCTTGCGTGTGCGGCCCGACGTGCAGGGGTCGGGGCAGGTGCCTTTTTCATCGGGGGCGCAGGCAAAGCGGCAATTCTCGACCGCGCTCATCGGTGGCAGCAAAGCGGCCAGCGCGCGGGCCGCGGTCGACTTGCCGGTGCCGCGATCGCCGAACACCATGACCCCGCCGATGGTCGGATCGACGGCCGCGATGAGCAGCGCCTGCTTCATCTCGTCCTGGCCGACAATCGCGGAAAAAGGGAAACGCGCCATGTCAATCAAGTTGGACGAAGGCAGGCGTCAGGACAAGCCACTTTCCTAGGGCGCGTGAAACTGCTCCAGCCAGGCTTCGAAGAGCGCCTGCGTTTCCTCGTCCTGATAGGTATGGCCGCGCCCTTCGACGCCGCGGAAGGTGACGATGGCGCCAGCTTCCTCCAGCGCCTCCGCAAGCTTTTTGGCTTCGCCATAGGCCAAGGCTGCATCCGCGGTGCCGTGATAGATGAAAACCGGCACGCCTTCGAAGACCTTGAGATATTCCGGGATCAGGAAATTGGGTTGCGGCACGCCCAGCCATTCCTGCGCGAGATTGGGGTGCCCCGCGAAGATGGCGACACCGGCATAGCGATGGGGATGCGCATAAAAAGCTCGCAAGGCGCCGTAGCCGCCCATCGAAAAGCCGCCGATGACGATACGCTCGGGATCGAGGTCGAAGTCGCGGGTGGCGGCGTCGAGGGCTTCGATGATGTCGACCTGGCTCTCGGCCATGGCATAGGCGCGATATTTGTCACGGCCACAGGGCGCGATCTCGACCATGCGGCCATCGCCGCGCCGGCGGTCGAGCAGGCCCTGGTCGTCGGTCCCGCTGCCATGGAGGAAGAGGATGGCAGGCCGGGCGCCGCCGGTCGACGCACCTTCCGGCACGTGGACCGAATAAGGCTGGAGGCTGTCATCGAGCGCGGAGCGGAAGGCCCGCCGGTAGGGCGCGTTGACGTTGGCGAAGGGATCATCGCCAGCGGTCGCCGTGGCCAATGCGTTTTCGAATGCGGTCCAGCGCGCGCCGAGATCGTCGGCAGCTTCGTACGGAGCGATGGAGCCTATCGCCCGTCGTAGTTCCTCGAAACGGAAGCTCAGCGTGTCGAACGTACCTTGGTCTGACTCGCCTTCGAGCACGGCCAATTCCATGGACGCGACCGTGAGGTCGATCTCGGGAAGGATGACAAGCGGGCCTTCGTCGGACCAGTCAGCGCCCGAAATGGCGAGGCTGTAGGTGCCTGCCGATCGGCCGGACAGGTCGAAAACCGGGGCCTCGGGCGCGATCGTGCTAGCCTGAATCGGGGCGCCATTCTCGTCGAGAAGTTCGACACGGACGGGTGCTGGGTCGGCATCCCCATAGAGCGCCCAGTCGAGGGTCAGGCTTTGCCCGGTAGCCAAGGTGCGCAAGGCGGGACGCACCCGCTGGGCGGCCGGAGCAGCGCCAAAGGAAAGTGGTACACTGGCGCGGTCGAGCATTTCCTCGTCCCAGACGCCGTCATCATGCACGAGCTTGTAGACGTAGGGGAAGTAGCCCGCTTCTTCCGTTTGGAGCCCCTTGGCGAACATGAGGTTGATACCGGCAATGTCGTCGAAGCCGGCCCGGAACGGGCGGATGTCGCCCCAGTCGATCAGGGCTTCGAACACGGTGCCGTCGGGTCCCGCCGCTTCGGCGACGCGGCTGTCACCGCGGAAACGTCGATAGACCTGGTCGCCATTCTGGACGGCAAGGAATGCCTCGGCCCCGTCATCGCCTTCGGGGCGTGGATCTCCGTAAATCTCGACGAAATTGCCCGAACGTCCATCGGGGGCGTCAGTCAGGATGATGCGCCAGCCATCGCCCCACAGATAGCCACGATTATGATAGCTGACCGCGTCGCCATCATGGCTGATGGCGAGGTAGAGATGGTCGGGCGTATAGCCGAGGCGAAAGCGGATTTCGGGGACGGGCACGTCGGGATTGTCGAGCCGGTTTTCGACGCGAAATTGCTGCGCGGGCAATGCTGCCTCTGCTGCGGACAGGTTTCCGTCAATCTGCGGATCGGTGTCGAGATAGGTTGCGGTCACCGGCTGGCCGGCCGCCGCAGCAGCAGCCGTAAGAAGAAGCGAAATCATGGTCGTGCAGCCCCCTGCATGAAGCGAAACTCGTGCCCGTCATCGACGGAAGTTCGGGGATGCGCGTGTGATGTTCGACTAAGACACGCGTTGCTTCGACGACGGTTGTAGTCGAACTAGATGCCCTGGACGATATCGCCCCAGCCGTGGCGCGAGGCCTGCGCCTTGAAGAAGGGGCAGACGGGGATGATCTTCCAGCCCTTTTCCTTCGCATCGGCATAGGCACGCTCGGCGAGCTTTTCGCCGAGGCCCTGGCCGCGGGCCGAGGGCGGCACGAAGGTGTGGTCGATCATGATCAGCTCGGCATTGGTGCGGCTGAACGTCATTTCCGCGGCTTCGTCGCCCTCTTTGGGCATGACATGCCAGCGGCCGCGACCATTTTCTTCTTCGAACTGAATATCCATGAAGCCCTCAACCTCTCTTGGCCCGGAAGGTTGCGCTAGAAGCGCGTGGTGAACTCGATCAGCCCTTGCGGCAGCACTTCGAGAAGGGCGGCCTCAACCGCCTTGTCGAAGCCCGTCAGCACGGCAGCGCCGACGATGACGAGCATCGCGCCGAAGAGCGGCTTGGCAATGCGCGATAATTTGCGAGCCATGCCCGACCGTTCGCCGAGCGTGGTGCGGGCGCCGTAGGCTAGCGCGAGAATGGCCAGGGCGACGCCGAGCCCGAAGACCAGGAATGTCAGGAAGGCCTGCCCGAGATTTTCTCCGGCAGAAGCGGCGGCGATGGCGACGCCGAGCGTCGGTCCGACACAGGGGGCCCAGACGAGCCCAAGCAGCAGGCCGATGCCATACTGGCCGAGGAGGCCATCGCCCGAGACCGTGGTAAGCTTGTCGTTGGCGCGCGCGGTCAGCGGCGCGGCCGCTGCGGAGAGGGCCGCCTGCGCTTTCGGCACGAGCAGCACGATACCGGCCAAGGCGAGCAAAGCGCCCGCAATGCTGCGGACCAGCGCGCCGTCGAGACCGATCGAGAAGCCGAAGGCGATGATCGCGAGGCCAACGGTCGAAAAGCTCGTCACCAGCCCGGCGGCGAGTGCGAGCGGCCCCAGCTTGTGCTGACCCAGTGCCGACCCGATCAGGACCGGCAGGATAGGCAGTACGCAAGGGTTGAGGAGGGTGACGACCCCCGCGATGAAGGCAAGGCCGAGGCTGGCGAGCATGATGGCCTAGGCGGCGTCGCCGAGGACGACATCGCGCAGGCGCATGGGATCGGTCTCGGCGACCGAACGCTGGACTTCCTCGCCATTTTCGAAGCGCAGCACGGTCGACTGGCGCGGGATGCGCAATGCCCTCACGAAATCCTTGTCGCGGTCATAGTCGACCTTGAGCAGCAGCGCGTCATCTAGCGCCTCTTCTTCGGCCAGCTCGTCGAGGATGGGGGCCTGCGCCTTACAGGTCGGGCACCAGTCGGCATAGACATCGACGATGACCGTGCGGCCCTCTGCCTGCGCCTCGGCGAAGGCAGCGCCAGTAAAGTCGGTCCAGGCGGCGGGCACGTCCTTGGCGGCGCGGTCGGCGTCGGCTTCGAGCAACATGGCATAGCTGTCGGTCGTGTCGGCGGCCGGGGTTTCGGTGGTGCAGGCGGCCAGCGCCGCAGCCGTGGCGGCAAGAGGAATGATACGCATGGAAAAATGGTCCCCGATAAAATGATCCGTCAGCCCCTCATACGCGGCTTGGCCGCGCAAGGTTACACGGACCTTGAGATCAGGCGGCCTGCTGCGCCTTTGGCGCGTCGAGCTTGCGGCCGAGGCTTACCATGAGCTGGACTGCCGGCGGGATGAGGACGGCGCTCAGTACCGCCTTGGCGAGCATCTGGCCGATCAGCAATTCGACGATCGGGAAGACACCGTAGAAGGCGATGGTGATGAAGATGAGGCTGTCGATCGTCTGGCTGAGGACGCCGGCGACGGCGCTGCGCAGCCACAGGAGGCGACCGCCGGGCTTCTTCATCTTCTCGAAGATCCAGACATTGAGCAGGGTCGAGATGCCGTAGGCGGCGATCCCGGCAAGCCAGATGCGCGGGGTCGATGCTAGCAGCAGTTCGAAGGCCGAGAGGCGCTCGGGATCCATTTCCTCGGCGGGCGGGATCTGCAGCACAAGCAAGGTCAGCAGCGAGGCCATGATGAGCGGCACGAAACCGAACAGGACGAGGCGCTGCGCGGTTTTCTGCCCGAATAACTCGGTCACCGCGCTCGCCGTGATGACGAGCAGGAGGAAGGGGAAGATACCGCTTTCGACCGCAAGCATGCCGACGCCGGGCAATTCGAATAATTGCGCCTGCTTGTTGGCGAGCACCCCGGCAATGCAGATCATGCCGCCATAGAAGACGGAGAAGGCAAATAGCGAAATCGGGATGGCGGTGGGCGCGCTGCGCGTCGTCGTATCGGTCATGGGCGAAAGGACTGCCCGCTCGGGCGCGAAAAGGGAAGGGGGTTCGTTGACGTTGCGCACGCCTGCGGCTAGTCGGCAACACCAACTTCACAACATCCTGATTTTTCCCCGAAAGGCCCCATGACCGACACACGTTTCGATATTGTCGCGATGGGCGATGCGATCGTCGATGTGATCGCGCCGTGCGAACCCGAATTCCTTGTCGAGCATGCGCTTCCGGCGGGCTCGATGCAGTTACTGACGCCGCTCGAAGCCGATCAACTCTACGAGGCGATGGGCGTTGCCGAAGAGCATTCGGGCGGGTCGGCTGCCAATTCGATGGCGGGTGTTGCCGGCATGGGCGGCAAGGCGGCCTTTATCGGGCAGATTGCAGACGACCAGTTCGGCAAGATTTTCCGCCACGACCTTACCAGCATGGGCGTGCATTTCGACACGCCGGCTTTGCCTTTCACGCAGGACTGCCCGACGGGGCGCTGCCTCATCCTCGTGACGCCCGACGGGCAGCGCACGATGAATACGGCGCCGGGTGCGAGCCACCAGCTCGAGGCCGCGCAGGTGAGCGAAGACCTCGTCCGCGCCTCGCGTATCCTTTATCTGGAAGGCTATCTGTTCGGGCCTGAAAAACCGCGCGCCGCGATGATGGCCGCGCGCAAGATGGCCCATGCCTCGCAGCGCGAAGTGGCCTTCACCTTGTCCGAAAGCGTCTGCATCACCGAACGCCGCGATCCCTTCATCGAGCTGATCGAGAAAGGCGGGGTGGACCTGCTTTTCTGCAATGCTGACGAGGCGAAGATCCTGACCGGCGCCGCCGATGCCGACACGGCGATCGAGCGGCTGGGGCGCACCGTCCCGACCATGATCGTCACCGATGGCGCTGCCGGTGCGATGGCGCGCACCAAGGACGGCACCGTCCGCATTCCCGCCGCGCCCGTCGACAAGGTTGTCGACACGACCGGCGCTGGCGACCTGTTCGCCGCTGGCTTCCTCACGGCCTATTGCAAGGATGCGCCGCTCGAAAAATGCCTGCAGACCGGCGCCATCGCGGCAGCCGAAGTCATCTCGCATTACGGCGCGCGGCCCGAAACCAACCTCAAGGATTTGATCGACCTGTGACCCTCAAGCGCATCGCCATCTATTGCGGCCACCAGGCCGGTGAAAACCCTGCCTATCGCGACACTGCCGTCGCGCTCGCCAACGCCATGGCCGAACGCGGCATCGACCTCGTCTATGGTGGGGGCAAGCTGGGGCTGATGGGGATTGTTGCCGACACCGTGCTCGAGGCTGGCGGCAAGGTCTATGGCGTTATCCCGCAGAGCCTGATCGACGTCGAAGTGGCGCATCCGGGCCTTACCGAATTGCATCCGGTCCCCGGCATGCATGAGCGCAAGGCCAAGATGACCGAGCTCACCGACGCTTTCGTCTGCCTACCGGGCGGCATCGGGACGCTGGACGAATTGATGGAAGCCTGGACGTGGAATGCGCTGGGCTATCATTCCAAGCCCTTCTGCCTGTTGAACGTCGAAGGCTTCTGGGACGGTTTCGCCAGTTTTTGCGACAAGATCGCCAATGAAGGCTTCATGAGCGCGGATCGCCGCAAGCAGTTGTTGATGGCGCACGAACCTGTCGAAGCCATCGAAAAGCTGGACGCGGCCGCCGCGAACGGTACACAAGGCATGGTCTGGTAAGCCGGGGAGGGCGAACACCAATGCAAATCCTGATGAGTTTCGCAGGCATCGCGCTGATCCTGCTGCTGGCCTTCATCCTGTCGACCGATCGCAAGGCGATCCGCCTGCGCGTTGTCGGCGCCGCCTTCGCCCTGCAGGCCGGTATTGCCGCCCTCGTGCTTGGCACCAGTTGGGGCGCTGCGGGGCTCGAATGGATGGCCAATGGTGTAAGCGCACTGCTCGGTTACTCGGCCGCAGGCACGCAATTCCTGTTCGGCCCCAACGAGAGCAATCCGCTGGCGAACACCTTCGTGATCGCTGCCTTGCCCGTCATCGTCTTCTTCGCCGCGCTCATCAGCATCCTCTATTATCTCGGCATCATGCAGCAGATCATCAAATGGGTGGGTGGCGCGCTGCAGGCCATTACCGGCATCTCCAAGGTCGAGAGTCTTGCCTCGGCGGCCAACATCTTCGTCGGCCAGTCGGAAAGCCCGCTGGTCGTCAAACCTTACCTCGCCAAGCTGCCGCCGAGCCAGCTTTTCACCATCATGAGCGTCGGCATGGCCGGTGTCGCCGGCACCATCCTTGCCGCCTACGCCGCGATGGGCATCGACATCGAATTCCTCCTCGCCGCCGCATTCATGAGCGCGCCGGGCGGGATCCTGATGGCCAAGATCATCATGCCCGACCCCAAGCTCGAGCCCGCTGGCGATGTCGACCTCAACGAACAGGGGCGCAGCCCCAAGGGCGCGGCGGCCGCAGCGCTCGATGGTCATGTCGAGGATGTCGATCCGCATGGCGACGAGGAAAAGCCCGCCAACCTCATCATGGCCGCGGCCATGGGCGCTCAGACCGGCGTGAAGCTCGCCGTTGCTGTCGCAGCGATGGTGTTGGCCTTCGTCGCATTGGTCGCGCTTGCCAACGGCATCCTTGGCGGGATCGGTGGCTGGTTCGGCTATGATGATCTCACCTTCCAGCAGATCGTCGGCTATGTTTTCCAGCCAATCATGTACCTGATCGGGGTGCCGTGGGAGGAAGCCAATATTGCCGGCGGCCTGTTCGGGACAAAGGTCGTGCTCAACGAATTCGTCGCCTTCATCGATCTAGGTGCGATGGACAGCCTGTCGACCCGCACCACCGCAATCGTCACCTTCGCGCTTTGCGGCTTCGCCAACTTCTCGTCGATCGCGATCCAGATGGCGGTGACCGGCGGCCTTGCGCCCAACCAGCGCCCGACCATCGCGCGCCTGGGCCTGCGCGCGCTGGCCGCCGGTTCGCTCGCCAACCTGATGAGTGCGGCGCTTGCGGGTCTGTTGTTGAGCTTCTAGTCGAGTCAGCCCTTCGTCGGTTCGTCGAAAGTGACTTAAAAGCCGGTATCGAACCCATATGGTCTTGGTGACTTCAACAGAAGGAAGCACCAACCATGTCCTTGGCTATTGCTCTTTCGATGGCGCTCGGCGCCGCTTCACCCGCTTCCGACTGCAACCCACTTCCCGGCTGGGAGACAGTTGCACAAGCTGCCGACGGCAAGTTCCTGATTTTCGGAGAATCTCACGGGACGGCAGAATCGCCGGCTGCTGTGGCCGAATATATTTGTGCGATCTCCGAGACGCGCAGTGTCCTTCTCGCAATCGAATTCAATGCGACCAGCGACGATGCCTTCCGCGAAGTGTGGAACGGGCCGCATGAGGGTTTTCGCGAGCGGATGATCAAGACGGTAGGCGAATGGACCGGACGCGAGGATGGTGTCGCTAGCGTGGCGATGCTCGACATGCTTGAACGGCTGCATGCACTCAAGAGTGCTGGTCGCGACATCGACATCACATCCTTCAACGGTTCGAAGAATGAAACGCAACGGCGCGCACTGGCCAGTTTGCCTGCGCAGGAACCGCATGAGGCATCTCAAGCACTCAATATTCGTGCCGCTGCCGATCGCGGGAAATATGACCAGGTCGTCGTGCTGGTTGGCGAGTTGCACTCGCGGCAGAGTGCGGTGTCGATGGGCGGCGAACCGTTTCGTCCGATGGCTGCGATCCTCGATGCCGAAACCAATGTCGTGTCACTCTACATGATCCACGGGCCGGGTGAGACCTGGTCTTGCCAGTTGGCAATCGATCCCGAGGACATGCCGCCTCCCGGAACGCCCATTACGGACGACATGATAGCCTGCGCAGCCCACCCGACGCCCGCAAACCATGCAGGCGATCGTGCGCCGGGTTTTCACCTGATCGATGGCGAGAACGCGTTGCCCGATTTTGACGGCGTGTTTCATGTCGGGCCCGTGACCGCCTCTCCGCCGGCATCGTCTGCCGATCCGGTTTGACGCGCGTCAATTGCACCGACGGTCACGTGGCGCTAAAGCCCACCCCATGACCGAAGTAATCACCAGTGAAAGCGTTGCGACCGTCTCCCTGAAGGACGATCCGGACACGCTCGCCCATGACCTTGGCACCAGCTTTGTCGAATATGGTTTCGCCATCGTGCGTGACCACGGCATTCCACAGGACCTGATCGACCGCGCCTACAAGAAAGCGGAAGAGTTTTTCGCACTGCCCGAAGAGGTGAAGCGTAAGTATCATGTTGAAGGCGGCGGCGGCGCGCGCGGCTATACGCCGTTCGGGATCGAGACGGCCAAGGGTCACAAGCATCACGACCTCAAGGAATTCTACCATGTCGGGCGCGACCTGCCCGAGGGGCATCGCTTCCGCGATCATATGGCCGACAATATCTGGCCGGAAGAAATCGAGAGCTTCGAGGCGACCTTCAAGGAACTCTATGCCGAGTTCGACAAGGCTGGCGAGCGGCTGCTGCGCGCGGTTGCGCGCTTCCTGAACATCGAAGAGGAATTTCTCGTCGATGCGATCGAGGACGGCAATAGCGTGATGCGCATGCTCTTCTACCCGCCGCAGACCGAGCCGACGGGCCAGCACATCCGCGCCGGGGCGCATGGCGATATCAATGCCATCACCTTGCTGCTTGGTGCCGAGGAGGCGGGTCTCCAGCTGCTGACCAAGGAAGGCAAGTGGCTCGACGTGAAGCCCAAGGAAGGCGAGCTCGCCATCAATATTGGCGACATGCTCGACCGGCTGACCAACGGCTATCTGCCCTCGACCCAGCATCGCGTCATCAACCCGACGCCCGATCGCGCCAGTAATGCGCGTTATTCGATGCCTTTCTTCCTTCATTTCCGGAGCGACTTCGAAATCAAGGCGCTGCCCGGTTGCGTACCCGAAGGCGAGGAGCCCAAGCAGCCGCCCATCACGGCGGACGAATTCCTCCAGCAACGGTTGCGCGAGATCAAGCTGGCCTGATGGTTCCGCCGAAGCGGAAGCGCCGGTCCTTTTCGACCGGCTGGGGGCTGAAGCTGCGCCGAGCGGTGGATTGGACGATCCGTCCGGGTGAGCCTTTCTGGTCGCGCATGTTGATCGCCTATGCCGTCATCTTCACGGTGCCGATCACCATGGCCTTGTTTGCGCCGGGCATGTTGCCACAGGGCCGGCTGTTCCTTTTGCTCCTGTTCGGTCCGACCGGTGCCTTCGTGACGTGGCGCATCATTCGGAAAAGTCGGGCGATGGGTCTGCGCGATGGCCGGAGCTACGAAAAGTACGGTCGGCAAATCCTGCCGCCGGAATATTGCGACAGCGAAGACGGTCAAATGGCGGCCTATCGCCGCCGGGTCGCGGCGCGCAAGGCTGCGAAGAGCAAGCCCCATCCGCGGCGCAACATCGATGCGCCCAAGCGACCCACGGACATTTAGGGTCATTGACGCGCAACCCCTTTGGTTGCAATCCGCAACTCAAAGGAGAGTGTGATGCCCGCATTGAGTGACGCGATCGCGCAGTTGGAGCGCGACAGGGACCGGTTCACGATCCAGGCGCCCGAGGATTGGGCGCAGGGGCGCACCCTCTATGGCGGCATGACGCTGGCGCTCGCGCATGAAGCAGCGCGGCTCTATTTCGACGACCTGCCGCCGCTCAAGTCCGCGCAATGCGTGTTCGTGGGGCCGGCGCAGGGCAAGCTGCATTTCCTGCCGGGTATCCTCCGCAAGGGGCGCTCGACCACGATGGTCGCGGTCGAAGCGGTGAGCGATGACGGGCCCGTGCTGCGCGCCAGCTTCGTCTTTGCCGCGCCGCAGGCAAGCGGGATCGAGGTGACCCCGCCGCCGCTGCCCGATGTGCTGCCGCCGGACGAAGCGGGCCCGCTCTTTCCCGGCAATAACAGCCGCGCGCCCGGTTTCACCGCCAATTTCGACATGCGCCTGGGCGCGGGATCGCAGGGTGGC contains:
- a CDS encoding TIGR00730 family Rossman fold protein yields the protein MTLKRIAIYCGHQAGENPAYRDTAVALANAMAERGIDLVYGGGKLGLMGIVADTVLEAGGKVYGVIPQSLIDVEVAHPGLTELHPVPGMHERKAKMTELTDAFVCLPGGIGTLDELMEAWTWNALGYHSKPFCLLNVEGFWDGFASFCDKIANEGFMSADRRKQLLMAHEPVEAIEKLDAAAANGTQGMVW
- a CDS encoding thioesterase family protein, with product MPALSDAIAQLERDRDRFTIQAPEDWAQGRTLYGGMTLALAHEAARLYFDDLPPLKSAQCVFVGPAQGKLHFLPGILRKGRSTTMVAVEAVSDDGPVLRASFVFAAPQASGIEVTPPPLPDVLPPDEAGPLFPGNNSRAPGFTANFDMRLGAGSQGGSGGEPMMATWAKFIDQPGVDATTALLALADAPPPAAIVRFPVMGPLSSVTWHIDLLEEPDNVDGWHLLRAEAEQAEDGMTTQDMKLWSEDGRCLAIGRQQIAVFV
- a CDS encoding NupC/NupG family nucleoside CNT transporter translates to MQILMSFAGIALILLLAFILSTDRKAIRLRVVGAAFALQAGIAALVLGTSWGAAGLEWMANGVSALLGYSAAGTQFLFGPNESNPLANTFVIAALPVIVFFAALISILYYLGIMQQIIKWVGGALQAITGISKVESLASAANIFVGQSESPLVVKPYLAKLPPSQLFTIMSVGMAGVAGTILAAYAAMGIDIEFLLAAAFMSAPGGILMAKIIMPDPKLEPAGDVDLNEQGRSPKGAAAAALDGHVEDVDPHGDEEKPANLIMAAAMGAQTGVKLAVAVAAMVLAFVALVALANGILGGIGGWFGYDDLTFQQIVGYVFQPIMYLIGVPWEEANIAGGLFGTKVVLNEFVAFIDLGAMDSLSTRTTAIVTFALCGFANFSSIAIQMAVTGGLAPNQRPTIARLGLRALAAGSLANLMSAALAGLLLSF
- a CDS encoding adenosine kinase, translating into MTDTRFDIVAMGDAIVDVIAPCEPEFLVEHALPAGSMQLLTPLEADQLYEAMGVAEEHSGGSAANSMAGVAGMGGKAAFIGQIADDQFGKIFRHDLTSMGVHFDTPALPFTQDCPTGRCLILVTPDGQRTMNTAPGASHQLEAAQVSEDLVRASRILYLEGYLFGPEKPRAAMMAARKMAHASQREVAFTLSESVCITERRDPFIELIEKGGVDLLFCNADEAKILTGAADADTAIERLGRTVPTMIVTDGAAGAMARTKDGTVRIPAAPVDKVVDTTGAGDLFAAGFLTAYCKDAPLEKCLQTGAIAAAEVISHYGARPETNLKDLIDL
- a CDS encoding isopenicillin N synthase family dioxygenase, encoding MTEVITSESVATVSLKDDPDTLAHDLGTSFVEYGFAIVRDHGIPQDLIDRAYKKAEEFFALPEEVKRKYHVEGGGGARGYTPFGIETAKGHKHHDLKEFYHVGRDLPEGHRFRDHMADNIWPEEIESFEATFKELYAEFDKAGERLLRAVARFLNIEEEFLVDAIEDGNSVMRMLFYPPQTEPTGQHIRAGAHGDINAITLLLGAEEAGLQLLTKEGKWLDVKPKEGELAINIGDMLDRLTNGYLPSTQHRVINPTPDRASNARYSMPFFLHFRSDFEIKALPGCVPEGEEPKQPPITADEFLQQRLREIKLA
- a CDS encoding cytochrome c biogenesis CcdA family protein; its protein translation is MLASLGLAFIAGVVTLLNPCVLPILPVLIGSALGQHKLGPLALAAGLVTSFSTVGLAIIAFGFSIGLDGALVRSIAGALLALAGIVLLVPKAQAALSAAAAPLTARANDKLTTVSGDGLLGQYGIGLLLGLVWAPCVGPTLGVAIAAASAGENLGQAFLTFLVFGLGVALAILALAYGARTTLGERSGMARKLSRIAKPLFGAMLVIVGAAVLTGFDKAVEAALLEVLPQGLIEFTTRF
- a CDS encoding queuosine precursor transporter, whose protein sequence is MTDTTTRSAPTAIPISLFAFSVFYGGMICIAGVLANKQAQLFELPGVGMLAVESGIFPFLLLVITASAVTELFGQKTAQRLVLFGFVPLIMASLLTLLVLQIPPAEEMDPERLSAFELLLASTPRIWLAGIAAYGISTLLNVWIFEKMKKPGGRLLWLRSAVAGVLSQTIDSLIFITIAFYGVFPIVELLIGQMLAKAVLSAVLIPPAVQLMVSLGRKLDAPKAQQAA
- a CDS encoding GNAT family N-acetyltransferase; its protein translation is MDIQFEEENGRGRWHVMPKEGDEAAEMTFSRTNAELIMIDHTFVPPSARGQGLGEKLAERAYADAKEKGWKIIPVCPFFKAQASRHGWGDIVQGI
- a CDS encoding alpha/beta hydrolase-fold protein — protein: MISLLLTAAAAAAGQPVTATYLDTDPQIDGNLSAAEAALPAQQFRVENRLDNPDVPVPEIRFRLGYTPDHLYLAISHDGDAVSYHNRGYLWGDGWRIILTDAPDGRSGNFVEIYGDPRPEGDDGAEAFLAVQNGDQVYRRFRGDSRVAEAAGPDGTVFEALIDWGDIRPFRAGFDDIAGINLMFAKGLQTEEAGYFPYVYKLVHDDGVWDEEMLDRASVPLSFGAAPAAQRVRPALRTLATGQSLTLDWALYGDADPAPVRVELLDENGAPIQASTIAPEAPVFDLSGRSAGTYSLAISGADWSDEGPLVILPEIDLTVASMELAVLEGESDQGTFDTLSFRFEELRRAIGSIAPYEAADDLGARWTAFENALATATAGDDPFANVNAPYRRAFRSALDDSLQPYSVHVPEGASTGGARPAILFLHGSGTDDQGLLDRRRGDGRMVEIAPCGRDKYRAYAMAESQVDIIEALDAATRDFDLDPERIVIGGFSMGGYGALRAFYAHPHRYAGVAIFAGHPNLAQEWLGVPQPNFLIPEYLKVFEGVPVFIYHGTADAALAYGEAKKLAEALEEAGAIVTFRGVEGRGHTYQDEETQALFEAWLEQFHAP
- a CDS encoding thioredoxin family protein, producing the protein MRIIPLAATAAALAACTTETPAADTTDSYAMLLEADADRAAKDVPAAWTDFTGAAFAEAQAEGRTVIVDVYADWCPTCKAQAPILDELAEEEALDDALLLKVDYDRDKDFVRALRIPRQSTVLRFENGEEVQRSVAETDPMRLRDVVLGDAA
- the bchI gene encoding magnesium chelatase ATPase subunit I; the protein is MARFPFSAIVGQDEMKQALLIAAVDPTIGGVMVFGDRGTGKSTAARALAALLPPMSAVENCRFACAPDEKGTCPDPCTSGRTRKRPVPVVDLPLGASEDRVVGALDLERALRTGEKRFEPGLLAKAHRGFLYIDEINLLEDHLVDLLLDVAASGENVVEREGLSVRHRAKFVLIGSGNPEEGELRPQLLDRFGLSVEVRTPDEMEKRVEIMKRCGAHDRDPDAFAGQWAEEDAKILKQIERGKKKVASLEVPDDVLEDAATLCLAVGADGLRGELTLMRAAKALAALNGARAVRREHLIAVAPMALRHRLRRDVLDETGSTTRIERAIEESFG